From the genome of Candidatus Nitrosocosmicus oleophilus, one region includes:
- a CDS encoding DUF4062 domain-containing protein, producing the protein MITDKRYQVFVSSTYEDLIEERQSVLLALQKLGCIPSGMELFTAANEDQWSIIQKVIDECDYYITIIGGRYGSMSQSGISFTEMEYKYAETIKKPVIAFLFKNINSLPANKIELEPKSRKKLDNFRLYVEKRMCQYWISPADLSYQVSVAMIKLIENNPAIGWKRANESMSEDLILENSKLKSQIEHLSLELSLLKNSVTNGINSIPFEEKKLHSKYISDIFKKIQYLHLSHYFNPIQIDYCVPNNPNEFGSYINDPEPDERLDRSTRLLRSINHSTWALDHIRTGQYGSIYDNWSYLVEKRDEYNSTLEYKMNLFRNYVEKRLQENEETIKLLVDSIKSFGNGTHITYNFCNKVYNRINSLPDPEILYGWAQNETYFDSYSLNPLEYYFKEQQSLIALDKENTFDMKNVSQEIRQLTLAARNIFKHQMILLYDISKVIPMFANKIGEIAIDIEAGEIIKGTCKLNY; encoded by the coding sequence TTGATCACTGATAAAAGATACCAAGTTTTCGTAAGCTCTACGTATGAAGACTTAATAGAAGAGCGTCAGTCTGTTTTACTGGCTCTACAAAAATTGGGTTGCATCCCATCAGGTATGGAACTTTTCACAGCGGCCAACGAAGATCAATGGAGTATTATACAAAAGGTTATAGATGAATGTGATTATTACATTACTATCATTGGAGGACGATATGGCAGTATGTCCCAATCTGGAATTAGTTTTACAGAAATGGAATATAAATATGCGGAAACGATTAAAAAACCAGTCATTGCTTTTCTATTTAAGAATATCAATTCTCTGCCTGCGAACAAAATTGAGTTAGAACCGAAGTCTAGAAAGAAGCTTGATAATTTTAGACTATATGTTGAAAAAAGAATGTGCCAATATTGGATATCACCTGCGGATCTTAGCTATCAGGTAAGTGTTGCTATGATTAAATTGATTGAAAATAATCCTGCAATTGGCTGGAAACGTGCTAATGAATCAATGTCAGAAGATCTCATACTTGAAAACTCAAAACTAAAATCACAAATCGAACATCTAAGTCTGGAATTGTCTTTATTAAAGAACTCTGTGACAAACGGAATTAATAGTATTCCTTTTGAAGAAAAGAAATTACATTCTAAATATATATCTGATATTTTTAAAAAAATTCAATATTTACACTTGAGTCATTATTTTAATCCCATTCAAATCGACTATTGCGTTCCAAATAATCCAAACGAATTTGGATCCTACATAAATGATCCTGAGCCTGATGAACGTTTGGATAGATCTACAAGACTACTCAGGTCTATAAACCATAGTACTTGGGCATTGGATCATATTAGGACGGGACAATATGGTAGTATCTATGACAATTGGTCATACTTAGTAGAGAAGAGAGATGAATATAATTCAACGTTAGAATATAAAATGAATTTATTCAGAAATTACGTGGAAAAACGACTACAAGAGAACGAAGAAACAATCAAATTACTTGTCGATTCCATAAAGAGTTTTGGAAACGGAACCCATATTACTTATAATTTTTGTAATAAAGTTTATAATCGAATTAACTCATTACCTGATCCTGAAATCTTGTATGGATGGGCACAAAACGAAACATATTTCGACAGTTATTCACTAAATCCATTAGAGTACTACTTTAAGGAGCAACAATCACTAATTGCATTAGATAAAGAAAATACATTTGATATGAAAAATGTTTCTCAAGAAATAAGGCAATTGACACTTGCTGCTAGAAATATTTTCAAGCATCAAATGATATTATTGTATGATATATCAAAAGTAATTCCCATGTTTGCGAATAAAATAGGAGAAATAGCTATAGATATAGAAGCTGGAGAGATAATTAAGGGGACCTGCAAGTTGAACTACTAA